The stretch of DNA ATGATCGTATTGTTCCGGTATATAGCAAACATTTAGAACCATGATAACGAGTAAGCGGAAGTCTACATAGATTAATGAGCGATGGTGCGCATGAAATCATCGGTTCAATTAAAAAACCTAAAACCTAAACCGTCGTGAATGTACacaaatcattatgattatgggggggggggggtggtgtTAGGGTGCTACTAACGCTGAAGttgaatttctatattctataTCCAAAATACACGTTTACATAATATCTAATTTCTATTCATATTGAATTTACAAACTTAATTAACAATGATAACAACCTATAACAAACGGCCTTGTTTATAAAAAGGCCATCGGCAAACATAAACTGAAACCTTTTTTgcctttttatatttttaacgGTAATAATTTCAAGGGCCTGAACATAAAAATCAACGATATAACTGACTGTATAAATAGGACGTAATTAAAATACTATGCGTATGGATACTTGATTATCACAATGTGGAAAGTTCGAATCGAGGAAATTCGGTGCATCGCCGATTCATCGCGAAATACTAGCGAAAAAATCGAGGAAAAACCAACCAACATTATTAACAACTAGGAATATCATGAAACAGATAGAGTAGAGTGTTAatgggtcagttgctcaaaagttggttaaagataaccggcagaTAAATATCATAGTAACAACGAACTTTTTCAAGTGTCTGTGTGTCTACTATCCattggttaactctaactaaccaacttttgaacaacCGGCcctatataaataatttcgaGTTAGAACTGGGCTTAGATCGGCCGAAAGCTGTCCAGCAGCTCGACTTATATTTAACCAAAGAAAATCTCCGTTTATAAACCTCGGTTTCTATCCAATTTCTAGCCAATTTCTGAGATTATatacattgtttttttttcaactttcgAAACTTAACAACAATTTCGTACGAACGATTACTTAGCGATGCACCAAATTGTCAAGttcttctttttgttttcaaacagaaaatactGCAACACGAAAATGATAGTTTTAATACACAGAGAATCTATATGTTTCGTAACCGGTCATCTAAACCCTTATCGTGAAAACATTTCATGACTTGTGTATCTCATATTTCACTTGATTGAACATGATTTCGTATATGTTTGTACATGTAATGTATTTACACTAAAGCTGGAATGTTAACCTCTGgttagttttaaatttataatactAGAAATAAAACGACATTATTTACAACACTATGATATTACTGATACTAAATGTTTTCTGTCGCTTTACACTGCGTTTTGGACTTTTAAGATATTATTGAACATCGTCCTTGACACTTGGCCACGAAAATGTGCGTCGAATCATCAGTTATAAGTccatatgaaaatgaatttcaaaatatacttTGACTTTGAGACCTATATCTACGAGCGTGCGTCGACTCACAAAAACGGACCTGATAAATCGATATAAAGAAGTCTTCAATTCTGTAAGGAACAGTGACATTTTTGCTAACAAATGACCGTCCAATCGTAGACCACTGCATAACCTCAAGCCTACGATCGAGTATATTTGTAATGATACAGAAAACGTATAAGATAATATACGGACGTCACGCTTATCAGTGACTCCGTCATACTGGACGTGATATAGCAGTGAATATTCTACTTCGGTTAACAGCTATGGCTTGACGTCCAATGTGACGTATTGTGACGTAGCATGCATTAATTAACCCCGTAAGCGATAAATTACTCAATCAACACATTTTTCGACAAAACGTCATATATACCTCTATCTATTGCATATACCGCAAAAATTCACAGCTACGATTTAGTCACCCTGCTGCTTGTACGGACAGCAAAGGCACTGTTTTTGTAAGACTAGATTATTTTTCCGAAGCACCATAATGAAAATAGGTTTCCGCGACTGATCTGCGAAAATGAATTCCTACTATATAACGTAACGGCGCAGAATCGATCGCGACTTGCTTTACCTTTCAAGATGATTCGACATCTGAGCGAACGCACTTTGATCGAAAGATGTGTAGAGAATCCCTAAGCACTGATAAAACGAGAAAGATGAAGCGCGAAATGTTTCGTTTAAGCTCATGATTTATCGGTTCGACGTTTTCCCGAGTTTTCCCGAAGACGACTATCATGCTATGtagccgaaacgtcgaatcGATAAATCATTAGCTTTAAGGAAACTTTTCTTACTTCACCATTCTCGCCTTGTTAGTGTGCGATTCTCTAtatatcgtcacaacacggactcgcagtgtttcatcaatgtcTATTTGATCGAAAGACGAAATAgaatgcatatatatatatatatatatatatatatatatatatatatatatatatatatatatatatatatatatatatttgtacctattaTCTTCATTAAGTACAATGGTActtatatatatgtgtgtgtatAGTAAATGATGATTCGAAAGAGACGATTTTAATTTTAAGCGACGAGTATTTTTGCGGATTTAAGTTTCTTATTTTCGTTTCCTGGCTATTTTTACTTACACTCTACTCTACTCGACCGGATCAGATTaagaaaatgcatttttttgAAGTACTCATTTTATACTTTAAGAAAAATTGTCCCTTCGCTTATCTATAGGTCATAGAGCGATGGTTTTCGGCTCCGTGTCCGTTTTACGTTTTTGTGCTTTATTCGTGGACGAGTTCCACCGGTTAGACTGAATGTATTCTACATATTGCAGCAGGATTTCTTATCCGATTTTTCCAGACTCGACTGGCCTAATTGCATACCGGCACTTTGGACTTCTATATCTTCGTTTGTGCGTAAAATCCTGCAATTTAAAAAACGAAATTAGACGCATTAACGAGGCCTCGTTCGACGCGAATACTGTAAAGAGGACGTTCATATGTAGAGAATCccataatgaaaataacaagaaataataCAAGTCAAGAAATAGTTCCCGtgagcaacgtttcgactatattctaatagtcatcttcgggaatactgtattccttgagcaagtgtagtttattcaacgtttcggctatattctaacagtcatcttcaggaatactgtattccttgagctagtagtttattcaacatttccactatattctaatagtcatcttcaggaatactgtattccttgagctagtagtttattcaacgtttcgactatattctaatagtcatcttcaggaatactgtattccttgagctagtagtttattcaacgtttcgactctattctaatagtcatcttcgggaatactgtattctttgtgctagtagtttattcaacgtttcgactctattctaatagtcatcttcaggaatactgtattccttgagctagtagtttattcaacgtttcgactctattctaatagtcatcttcgggaatactgtattccttgagctagtagtttattcaacgtttcgactctattctaatagtcatcttcgggaatactgtattccttgtgctagtagtttattcaacgtttcgactctattctaatagtcatcttcaggaatactgtattccttgagctagtagtttattcaacgtttcgactctattctaatagtcatcttcgggaatactgtattccttgtgctagtagtttattcaacgtttcgactctattctaatagtcatcttcgggaatactgtattccttgtgctagtagtttattcaacgtttcgactatatcctgatagtcatcttcaggaatactgtattccgtattccttgagctagtgtttATTTAACGTGGTAGCCAATTCTGATATGACTGCTAGTATAATTGcaaaaagttttaattttgagaGTTAAGAAGCAccttaaagaaaatagaagGGGGGAGGAAAAATATCTTACCTCGCTAATTCGGTGACGCATTCTAAAACATTCTCCCCGTCTTTGGCACTGGTTTCGATAAAGAGGGCGTCGTATGTCTGagacgagaaaaaaaaataacgaaTCAGATTATCTTTACTAAACTGCTTAATACGAGTACCATATTCGAAACTGTGTAATGAAGTATATAGCTACCTTGGCAATTCGTTCACCGTCTTCGTATTTCACCGTTCGTCGCCCGTCGGCTTCGTATTCCGTCCTCAAATCCGTCTTATTACCCACCATCATTATAGGTATCTTCTTCTGCGATCCCTCCTATGTAAAGCAAACGCCGGGTGAGTTAACGCAGTGTACGCGTATTCATAGGTAtgatcatggactctaaaacaatTCGTTTCAGAGTccatcgttttagagtccatggtatAATACTTTCTGACGAACTGATAATTTTCTAGCAATTATTTTCTAATCAATTGCACATGCGAGTCAATACAACGTGACAAGTAGTACTGATACATGTTAACTAGTTTATTAGACGCACGAGTTTTCGCTACTATTGTATCGTAGATTCATCTCCCATTCACCTGGTGAAGCTATTATACTCTGGTAGCGCAAGctcttgcatctgataaacaAGTTAACCGTTAAAGCGCTGTTCTACACCCGGTTAACACGGCTCCTCTACTAATCTTCTCATCGTGTCTAATACTAGATTCAAGAATGCTTCGAATACGAACGAAATTTCGATACAATTTTTCCATATCTCGTACGGGCTTTCTTTCCATATTTTTCCCCATTTTCCACGACGACAAAAACGAACAAAAAACCGTGCAGTCGGTGCAGAAAGATGTTAGTGAATAGATTCAAGGTATTATTCTACTAATCTAATTATCATGCAAGCGACCAGAGGACGCCTAAATCCATGCTATGATGCAATATAGTCGTATACAAAGATGTTTATATAGACGTGACGTATACATATATGATAGGTGTGATAGGTTTTTTTAAACCGGATACCCAGTGAGATGAAACCAATTTATATCTGGTCGTACAAATTGGCACTTGTGATTGCTAACACAGCAGACAGTATAAGACGTGAAGTGTTTGTATATGGATGTATATACACCTACCACTATTCTAATTATGACGGCCAGTACTTGCGAGTAATTTGCGATTCGTTCCCTTGGCGGCCACTGTATACGATGTATTTATAGACCCCGGGGGTCAGAgtagactggttttaactttTCGGTCGCTGGAGAAGCACATCTAATGATGGCTTCTCTACTGAGAGACCGAAACATTGTTTCTATGAATTCTCTGATTCAAATGCCAAATTTGTGAGGTTTTTTGGAGCAAATAAGAGGTTATTCTTTTACTAAACGCCTATTTTCATATGCGTCACATCGACCGTCAACTGGCCGTCAATTGCGACTCCAGTTATAGCCATAGCCCAACGCACATGATGCGTGATCAATACGTCATAGTGACGTCACGCATTGTCTCTATATATCGGAGTTAATTTCGGGGCTCGAACACCGGGTACTGACCGTCAAAATGCTGCCACCGTACCGAGAGTAGCGGAGCATGTATTAATAGTTGTCTAACCTGACTCACCTCCACGGCTTCCACCCATTCTCGCACGTTTATGAACGAACGTTCGTAGGTGACGTCATAAAGCAGCAGCACCCCGTCGGCGCGTCGGAAATACGATTTGGCGATGCTGCGGAATCGTTCCTGACCGGCAGTGTCCCATAACTGCAACGCGATCACTCTATTGTCGACTTGGAGCGTTTTCGTTTGGAAGTCAACGCCTGAAAACGAACGGAGACAAGAGAAATTGAGAACTTGTTGCCGTGAAGTTAAGCTGACATTGACCAAGTACAATTGATTACCCAGGccccagttgctcaaaagttgtttaGAGTTAATAGGTGGATTAGTGACAATTCACTTCGCATTGCTACACATGGTATTTCTCCATCGGGGgctagttgcacagtcatgacttaagaCCACGTTagtcttaagactggtcttaagttgttagattggctatagaactttATAATTATTTCCCTGCGTCGTTGAGCTAAAGGGGCGCTCCTTGAAATAAAGTGCCAGTGTAAAATAGCCTATATTTCGGCGCCGGCCTTTGGCAAACGTCACGACACCCCCGAATAGCCATTTTACTCCCGGCGCTGATATAACGTTTTTGATTTAGAACACGCGTTTACCTAACGTTGAATTAAGATTGTTGACGAATTTTCCTTTGCAAAGTCTCATTATAAAACTGGATTTCCCAACGGCCGCGTCTCCGCACAATACGACTTTATACATTCGTTCCGGTTCGGAAGTTATTTGTTGTGTGCTGAGCGCCTGAAAATTAGAAACGTTGAAAGCTGATTcggtattttcattttcataagaAAAGTAACTTGgtagtttattgacgccttgaagaAGACTAACGATGGTTTTTACAGCGTCGAAAAATCGACGGTTCGGAAAGCATCTCTAACTACGGGTATCTCGAAGATACTTACATTTTTCGGTACGCTCGGTAGTTGTCTGCGATGCCGACCTTTCGTCGATCTTTGCGACCGTTGACTGCTCCGGCTACTAGCCGACCCCGGTCGACTGGGCGACCGCGAAACCGACCGCGACATCGACGGCCTCAACGACTCCAACTCTACCTCGGTGTCCATGTCATCGTGCGACTCCGCCACCTACAACGATGCCATCCAGAGATAAAATAGATTCCCGCACTTTGATTTCTTTGCATTTTTATTATCTATGCCTTTTTATGATAAAGAAATAGCTTAAACACGTTGTTGGTGCTGTATACAAGGTCGAGAacattgatttatcaaatatcgaCGATCAATGCCTATTGTTTTGTAGCCGGCTTACTGTAGCGTGTCAGTATTTCAGCTGTCGCTCAGCACCAGGTCACAAAGTTAATGAATCTACTTCAATGCGGGGTTCGTCAGCAgttcaattagaaataagcAAATGATTTGACTTTTGTTCACCAAGAACATAAGTGTGTTCCACAGGTGGTTACACTAGCGCAATGGAGATTATTGTGGATAAAACCACTTCCAGGACTGGATGAAGACCATTGCTGCAACTCCCGGAGGGGAATGCAGGGcacaatgattttgaatccTCTCACCTCTGTTTCTGTCTCCGTATCGGCGCCGAATCTCGAGTTTCGTCTGTCCGCGTAGTATTCTCCGTCGTCCAGTTCCGACTCGAAGTCGTTCACGTCTCGCATCGTCGAATGGCCGCTATCTGTACGAAAAATCATACCGAACACGTGTGTGAGTCGTATCATCATAGAACTCAGGGCCGGATCTAGGGTCTCAGTCAGGGAGGGACGCCCCTCCGTGAATAGGGCATATCATTAGAATCAAAAGGGCACCACCGATAGAAAACTCAtcggaaaatattcatcattcgattcattcatattgaataattcatatagACCAATGAAATACCATAAAACACGCTTCacaagttgttttttttcaaaagcagAAGAAATGACCCAAAGTAAATGGCAAAAAATGGCGGCTATAGCAACGGTAAAACGGTTCATTAACAATCGATATTAACGAGGTTTGCATTAACGTCGGTGcataattaataattcatttctaaCGCTGATATTTCCATCCGACGCAATACAATGAAATATACGTACGAGTTgattaatcattgcagctctACGTTCATATGTTTAAATGTCGTTGTATTTTATATGATTGAGCGAAATGCACTGGTAGGTATAGGGCCTATAATTGATTCATCTGATGAAATAATACAGTCTCGAATTCATCGCTACCTAATTCACTTGATTTGTCCAGTTTCCTCGGGAAGGTCTTTAAGGACTTTGAAATCTCAAGAcaggtctcaagttgttagattggttatagaactaaaatgagctcagACTCGTCTacggttgttagattggctatagaaccaaaatgagctttgacttaagttattagattggatTTAGAACTTAGATGGTCTTTAACTGTCCAAGCCATGACTGCGAAGCCCGTCCCGGGTCACACTGCAGGGGTCCAGTACTGACAGAAATACATTTGATTGTGATGGACCTTATGCTAATGCCCCCTACCGAGAAAGCCTTCCCTCGCCGATAGAGAACTTACCGAAATCCTCCGGTAGACTTTCTTTGTCGTACGATCTCTGATGTCGTAGAGAACGATTCAGCGTCGGGTCGCACAGGGCCAGACTCTGGTCGTCGACGAGTGTCGGTGAACACAGGCTTCGAGGCCGTTTTGcgctgatgaaaatgaaaaacataagcAAACATTAACACGGTGTGGCCACTTTCCACCAATCTACAAATTCCTGGAATTTTGCCTAATTTTTCGGGCCATAACACAGAATTCCCTGAGTAAATCTGTGGATTTCTTGATAAAGAAACGCGTGGTCAACAGCATATCCAGATACTATGTGCTTTCCAGGTTTTTTTTgtgcaaaatttgtcaaattcccaaccgagttttccctgatttcaaatagatgttTCTAATTCCCTGAGTTCTTCAGGGTTTCCAGGCCAATGCAGTGCCACCCTGACAGAATTTGACTCGAGGAAAATAAAACAGATTTTTATCGAAACATTGTGTAATCCATTATAGACGTTAATGCCCGTGTATGATTATAGAGGACAATCTGTTTCACGTTATAAGAGATCGAGTGAGAACATTGACGTTTTGCCACCGACCCAATCTATCAGTGTAATAACCTATCAGTTTGATGCGATTTTATTACAGGCCTCAGTTGATCCCGTAATCTCGATACTACGAAGCGGAGGCCTCGAATAGATTCATAACGCTAGCGAACAAAAATTTTCCATCTCGTTTTGACATACGGGAGGGCGGGTGGAATTAGAAAATTACTAATATCCATGGGGTTTAATTGGTTTTCTTAAAAGCGTCATAAATAGGCTCTAATTCGATGGATGTATCATATACATGGCCAAAATTGAACTAAGTCTGGTCTTATCAGTGCGGCTAACACCAGGAACAATGTTGCGCCGGAATAGATAGGACTGTTCTTAGATTGGCTATGAGACTAACTTCCAAACTACTTGAAGTTCATTGGCGAATTTGGTAGATACTATTTATAACGATAATTTTCAGATTCCTGGCTTATATATCCATATTTCCGTCATATCCTTGACAAGCACTCGTTCCGATAGGGTAAACGacttctgggtccagttccacagttctgagttaggatttgactctgagttaaaacattactcgcaactgtggaactgggtcctgagtaTCCTGAAGAATATTGGAATTATGCGGGAGTACTTGTCTAGGGGACGATAATCCATAAATGTTGATTTTATACCGTTGCCCGCAgtatcagttataacgatGTTCCAGCGGTATGGAAGTTCAATTTTTGTCGGACCTCGCCAATGGCTATACATCGTCGAACTTACCCGCTGTCGATGACGTCCAGTTCCTCGAACGAGCCTCTGTTCGGCTGAAATGTAGAAACGTTGAAATGACTACGACTCAGACGGTACATGTGCGAGCCGACCTTCGTGAACGCGGCCGGTCCTCTGACGGACGACCTGTGCCTGTGCGGACGGGGCGAGTAGAGTTTGTGTAGCGTGTAATCCGGATATCTATCCATCGTCATCGGATTCGTGTTCAAATACATCCGCTGGTCGGCCATTTCTTTCGTCAAACGATATTATTACTTTCCGATTCGATGCCACTGATTACTTTTTTTCGCTCGCGAGACCGAAGCAACTCTAACTACGTTTTTGCCTGTTCTTTTTCTTTACTGCATATATTGAAACCGAACAGGCGTGAGGGTACGAACACACGTATCATCCAAACGCATTCCGATATCGACACGCCGCCATTTTCTGTGAAAACTTGCTAGTGAAAAACCAATTTGTCCGACGTGCCTCCTACCTatctatatattcatatatacatccactgtgaaatattgttttttttttttagtataGATATTCTTTACAAGCGGTCGGACGCTATTCTCGATGCTGCTGCGGTTTAAAGCGAGATATCGCTtactaattcattattacCGCTATCGGATACACCGTATATACACGATCCTTTATGAAAGCAATTGAAAATCGCGCGGCTCCAATACAACGGTATATTCCCGAATAGATAtcatttttctaaaacatcgATCCGTCTGCGAAGTAGGTATTGGCGACGTTTGAATTCGCGCGGGACGGCGGCGGCGATCGCGGTCGCTTCGCGTTAAGATCCGAAAGAAATACACGCGCCGTCGAACGCGTATTTCTGGATGGCGAAAATGCGACGCAAAACGCGTAAAACTATAGACGTGTAGGATATTAACGATTTAACAAGTGAAAATCCCGCAGTTTTGATACCGAAACGTCGACATCGTCTGACAGTTTAGGAGTTTATCTCTAGTCCATCGTCggagaaattagaaaacagaaTCGGACAATAAACGCGTGCGTTTTACTCGTTAAGTCTAAATACTGAGATTAATACCAGTCTTCCACAGTCGCCGGCGATTTATGCTAAGTCATTTTTTCTACTTCGTCCATAGCGGCGTATCTATGCGAACCTTCCTATTTCCtatgtataaatataataagCCGGCCCGTATATCGCGAGCTAAAGTCGGAGTGTTAGCGGAATGTGATAGTGTAGCCACCAGTACGTAGGGTTGTAACGGAGCGACGGGGGAATTAATTAATAAGTAAGTAAAGTGATAAATGTGACGGACTCAAGCCCCGCTGCGTGACAGTCCATCAAACGAGTTTTATCGCCGATAAACTCCCTCGTACTATATACACAGCTTTCGCATTGCAACTGACGACGGATACCGCAGACGACTCGCACGAACTCGAAATAAAGCATTATTCGAAAATCGACAACCAAATCAACTACCAAATTCATGATGAAAATAGTAATAGTATTTTGATTTCTAATGCGCCCTTTTCACAGTGGTGTAATGTTCAACGGCGCTTTCCATCCCCCCCTATAACTCTATTCCATGTATCAGCCATCTCTCCTcggggagaagtaacatccgagcagctaCTAGaggcgctcaggagtcatctatcacgCCAGGtgcccatttactcctgggtgaaGAGAGGCGATGAGTATAAAGTGTCTCGCGAGGCCGAACACTACGGTAATGTACGGGGTTTGAACCACGATCTGGCTCCCGGAGTCGAACGCTCTAATCACTCGCCCACACCGCTCGACACCggcatttgaattgaattgaattcaatcgATATGCCCACCGTAACAACATACGGAGACATTCATATAAAGCGATATTTATAAAGTAAGGTCGTATTTAGTTTGTTACTTACCTCTGATCTGTTTCTCCTGTGAGACAGCCGTGCGTTGTCTAATGCCGCCCTTAGATCGTCATTCGTGTCATGTAATTTTTTATTGGCGTcgctgaaaaatatttgaaagagAATTCTTATCTTGCACGCGTGTTAATTCTAACGAGACGAGGACGGCCACGCCGACTAATAGTAACTGTTGGATTtggctgtttttttttcatttgacaaGTGCACTTTAAGTATTGCAGAACTTTCTGCACTATGTGTTCAAAGCGCTGACCCTTTACATTGAGAATCAATTCGCTATCATTCCACTGCAATTATTTAattgttatatcattattatgaaTATGGAATCGAATCAATATTCGGTATCAAGTTTAAACGTCGACGACGGtacaaaatttgaatatatgcaAATGGCGGCTATGTTACGAATTAGAACAGACCAAACTGGGGGAAAAATTACGACATTTTTAGAAAAGAACttttaaaaaagaatcaatTGTTTCGTTTCTATATCTGGAGACTATCACAAGGTCTATGTGCCTAATATTACTATCGATTAACGAGGTATTTTATGATTCTAATTCTTTTCTAAAACGTCGTGGTATTTTCATCCACATTCTAGTTCCTTGGCGAATTGCCCAAAACAACGTTAAGCAATGTTATATTATGTTAGATATCAATATGTTCGAATTCATGGTTTCGATCTAACGTTTTCAAAAGCTGAACAGTTAAATCGACGTAAAATGACATTGGAGAAGTTGTGGTTTGTTGGGAGGAGTATGACAAAACTTTCTGCATATTATATAGTTTAATGATTAAGTAGGGAAAAAGCTGTTAAGTCTTAGATATAACCCGTAATGATAAACAAACTATGATATCGAATTCATAAAGAATGGGTTAGTTAACTACATGCGAAAAAACGATGAACAATGAACaaaggaattttgaaagaaaagaactAGAAATTGTGGAAGCGATTTAGTGTGTTATTGGTCGATGATAACAAAATTACAGTTCTATTCCATGAACAGGGGTAAAAAGAGTATAACacgtgaaaaatattctaaagcTTGAGTT from Tubulanus polymorphus chromosome 11, tnTubPoly1.2, whole genome shotgun sequence encodes:
- the LOC141913112 gene encoding ras and EF-hand domain-containing protein homolog isoform X3, which translates into the protein MSESAAMPPNHEKPEATPTGSSAEEGKEEKYIAQLFSACDLDSSGFIDQAELASICTELSSDELTDVFSELDQDGDGRISVNEFAEGFKSISQTLLNISRKRRRMSTAALSRNGSRDSLDSRESLDALREDETVYAVHGLKDGLAALSCQEHVVELYQSIHTEYPQLLPCFEKIILDVIKDIRIHQLENERLEQSFKREKEQHEKHLRQLEEEMENQMIKTETRVRKEEREKSEMEKGDLKRAMEMEILELQASNRRLQQVESRSADRECSEEMVATLKDRIEDMSTENRYLKSDLTDAQTNLALVRSELTGYRTQYEEKSLELKRQKNTLMDYIREQDNLTRQLHLLHDANKKLHDTNDDLRAALDNARLSHRRNRSEPNRGSFEELDVIDSGAKRPRSLCSPTLVDDQSLALCDPTLNRSLRHQRSYDKESLPEDFDSGHSTMRDVNDFESELDDGEYYADRRNSRFGADTETETEVAESHDDMDTEVELESLRPSMSRSVSRSPSRPGSASSRSSQRSQRSTKGRHRRQLPSVPKNALSTQQITSEPERMYKVVLCGDAAVGKSSFIMRLCKGKFVNNLNSTLGVDFQTKTLQVDNRVIALQLWDTAGQERFRSIAKSYFRRADGVLLLYDVTYERSFINVREWVEAVEEGSQKKIPIMMVGNKTDLRTEYEADGRRTVKYEDGERIAKTYDALFIETSAKDGENVLECVTELARILRTNEDIEVQSAGMQLGQSSLEKSDKKSCCNM